Genomic DNA from Blattabacterium sp. (Blaberus giganteus):
AGATTTAGAAATATTTTTAAAAAATCCTAAAGAAATTTGGAATGAAGAAGAAAAAATTTTAACTCATGAAGGAATGCTTTCCCAAGAAAAAATTTCGATTTGGAATCAAAGTTCTAAAAAAATGGAAAATAAAAATGGACATCATTTCAATTTATCTATAGATTTAAACGCTTGTATTGGATGTGGAGCTTGTATCATTGCATGTCATTCAGAAAATAATGTACCTGTTGTTGGAAAAGAGGAAATAAAAAAATCTAGAGATATGCATTGGTTACGTATAGATAGATATTATTTTTCAAATAATCATCAAGAAGAAAACATTTTTGAAAATCCAAAAGTATCTTTTCAACCGATTATGTGTCAACATTGTGAACATGCTCCTTGTGAAACTGTATGTCCAGTTGGAGCCACTTCTCATGGAAAACAAGGTCAAAATATGATGACTTACAATCGTTGTGTAGGAACTCGTTATTGTGCCAATAATTGTCCTTATAAAGTAAGACGGTTTAATTGGTTTAATTATGCTAATAATCAAAAATTTGATTTTAACATGAATAACACTTTAGGTAAAATGGTATTAAATCCAGATGTAGTTGTCAGAACCAGAGGAGTAATGGAAAAATGCTCTTTATGCATACAAAGAACACAATATGTTATAGGAATAGCAAAAAAAGAAAACAGAAAAGTTAAAGATGAAGAATTTGAAACAGCTTGCAGTGTTTCTTGTCCTACTAAAGCCATTACTTTTGGAGATACTTACGATTCTACTAGCCTTATTTCTAATAAAATAAAAAATACTAGATCTTATAAATTATTAGATTTTATAGGAGTAAGACCTAATATATCTTATCAATTAAAAATTAGAAATAAGAAAAAAAATGAAATAGAGAAAATGAAATAGAAAAAATTATGTTTAATCATTATGAATCTCCGATAAGGAAACCCCTAATTTTAGGAAAAAAAACATTAAAAAATATTACCGATGATATATTAAATCCTGTAAAAAATAAAGCTGGAAATCTATGGTGGATTTCTTTATCTATCTCTATTTTAGCATTTTTATGGGGATTAGGATGTATTTTTTACACAATCGGAACAGGCATAGGTGTATGGGGATTAAATAGAACAATTAATTGGGCATGGGATATAACAAACTTTGTTTGGTGGGTTGGAATTGGTCATGCGGGAACTTTAATTTCAGCTGTTTTATTATTATTTCGTCAAAAATGGCGTTTATCTATAAATCGTTCAGCAGAAGCAATGACAATTTTTGCAGTAATCCAAGCTGGATTATTTCCCATCATTCACATGGGAAGGCCATGGAATGCTCATTGGGTTTTACCCATTCCTAATCAATTTGGAACTTTGTGGCCAAATTTTAATTCTCCTTTATTGTGGGATGTCTTTGCAATTAGTACTTATTTTTCTGTTTCTACAGTTTTTTGGTTTATGGGATTAATTCCAGATTTTGCAATGATTAGAGACCGAATTTCAAACCCTTTTCAAAAAAAAATCTACAATATTCTTAGTTTTGGATGGGGAGGAACATCAAAAGATTGGCAAAGATTTGAAGAAGTATCCTTAATTTTAGCTGGTTTATGCACTCCATTAGTATTTTCTGTACATACTATAGTTTCTTTTGATTTTTCTACTTCTGTAATTAAGGGTTGGCATAGCACAATATTTCCTCCTTATTTTGTAGCAGGAGCTATATTTTCGGGTTTTGCTATGGTACAAACTTTATTAGGCGTAGCGAGAAAAGTTCTTTCTTTGGAAAATTATATCACAAGAAATCATATTGAGTATATGAATATGATTATATTATTAACAGGAGGAATTGTTTTATTAGCTTATATCTCAGAATTTATTCTTGCTTGGTATTCAGGAAATCCTTTTGAAAAATTCATTTATTTTTCTGTAGAAGCATCTAAAGGACCATTTTGGTGGGCGTTTTGGACTTTGATCATTTGTAATATTATTATTCCTCAATTTTTATGGATAAAATCTGTAAGAAGAAGTTTTTTTTGGTCTTATGTTATAGCTATTATTATAAATATTGGAATGTGGTTTGAAAGATTTGATATTATAGTTTTAAATCTAAGTCATGATTATCTTCCTTCTTCTTGGACTGGATTTATTCCTTCGTTTGTAGATGTAGGAATTTTTGTAGGAACTATTGGGCTATTTTTTGTTCTTTATTTATTATACATACGTGCTTTTCCTGTGATTTCACAATCGGAATTAAAAACAATATTGAAACCTGATCATAATCAAAAAATAATGAAATGAATAATTATGTATATGTACATGCATTATATAATAATGATAATACGCTAATAAATAATATAAAAATTATACAGAATCACAATTATAATATACATGAAGTTTATTCTCCTTTTCCTATTCATAATTTAACTGAACTGTTAAAATTAAAAAAAACGAATTTATCTTTTTTATCTTTTATATATGGATTGATAGGTTTTTGCATAGCTTGTGTATTGACTTGGTATACTATGATTTATAGTTGGCCTCAAAATATTGGAGGAAAACCCTCTTTCTCCTGGATTATAAATCTTCCTTCTTTTATTCCTGTTATATTTGAATTATCAATTTTTTTTTCTGCACATTTTATGTGTATAACTTATCTTATTCAATGTAGATTATTTCCAGGACGTATGCCTAAAAATCCAGATTCAAGAACTACAGATAACATGTTTTTAATAGAAATTTATGCTGAAAAAAATAACGAAAAATTAGTGAATCTATTGAAAAAAAATGGAGCAATAGAGATCAATTTAATAAAAACTAAATCTAATTAGAAAAAGATAAATAAGTATGAATAAATATTTTCAAAGAATTTTTATTATTTTATTGGTGTTTATTTTAGAATCTTGTTGGTTTGATAAAACTAAACCTAATGTTGTGTATATGCCTGACATGTATTATTCAGAAGCATATGAACCTTATTCAGATCCTTATTTTAGTTATAACAAAAAAGCTAGAAAAATTGAAATTCCATTTTTTTCAAAAGGAAAAACTTCTTCATTATTACCAGTAAAAGGTACAATTTCTAGAAAAAAATTTTTTTATAAAAAAAATATCAAAAATAAAAAATTTAATTTTTCAAAAGATATAATAATTCAAAATCCATTATACGAAAAAAAAGAAATTACAAATAAAGGAAAAAAATTATATAAAATTAATTGTTCTATATGTCATGGTGAAAATGGGGATGGACAAGGAGAATTGGTGAAAAACGAAAAAATTTTAGGAATTCCTAATTATAAAGATAGAAATCTTACTGTTGAAAGTGTTTATCATGTTGTTACTTATGGTAAAAATAATATGAATTCCTATGCCTCGCAATTAAATGAAAGAGATAGATGGATAGTATCAGAGTATGTTTTATTTCTAAAAGAAAAAAATAAATAAAATATGTATCAGTTTTCTAGAATTAAAATTAATAAAAAAATTATCATTTTTTTAATGATAATAACTGTAGGTTTTATTATTATTTTTTTAGACAGAATATTTAACGTAAAAAATAATCACAAATCTTGGACCGTATTATATATTTCCATTTTTTATTTTACTTCTATATCTCTAGGAGCATTATTTTTTTTAGGAATACAAAATGTATCACAATCAGGTTGGTCCGTGATAATTCATCCTGTTATGGAGAAAATTTCTTCTTTCATACCATATGGAGGTGTTATGATTCTTATCATTTTATTATTAAATACAATGGATATCGTGCATATATTTTATTGGATGAATTCAAATTTATATAATCCTATTTTTTTAGAATATGATAAAATTGCTGCAAGTAAGAGAATATTTTTAAATATTCCATTTTTCTTGATAAGAAGTGTGATTTATGTATTAGGATATAGTTTTTTTTATTTAAATATTAAAAATATATCTCGTACATTATATA
This window encodes:
- the nrfD gene encoding NrfD/PsrC family molybdoenzyme membrane anchor subunit, encoding MFNHYESPIRKPLILGKKTLKNITDDILNPVKNKAGNLWWISLSISILAFLWGLGCIFYTIGTGIGVWGLNRTINWAWDITNFVWWVGIGHAGTLISAVLLLFRQKWRLSINRSAEAMTIFAVIQAGLFPIIHMGRPWNAHWVLPIPNQFGTLWPNFNSPLLWDVFAISTYFSVSTVFWFMGLIPDFAMIRDRISNPFQKKIYNILSFGWGGTSKDWQRFEEVSLILAGLCTPLVFSVHTIVSFDFSTSVIKGWHSTIFPPYFVAGAIFSGFAMVQTLLGVARKVLSLENYITRNHIEYMNMIILLTGGIVLLAYISEFILAWYSGNPFEKFIYFSVEASKGPFWWAFWTLIICNIIIPQFLWIKSVRRSFFWSYVIAIIINIGMWFERFDIIVLNLSHDYLPSSWTGFIPSFVDVGIFVGTIGLFFVLYLLYIRAFPVISQSELKTILKPDHNQKIMK
- a CDS encoding DUF3341 domain-containing protein, which encodes MNNYVYVHALYNNDNTLINNIKIIQNHNYNIHEVYSPFPIHNLTELLKLKKTNLSFLSFIYGLIGFCIACVLTWYTMIYSWPQNIGGKPSFSWIINLPSFIPVIFELSIFFSAHFMCITYLIQCRLFPGRMPKNPDSRTTDNMFLIEIYAEKNNEKLVNLLKKNGAIEINLIKTKSN
- a CDS encoding cytochrome c, whose amino-acid sequence is MNKYFQRIFIILLVFILESCWFDKTKPNVVYMPDMYYSEAYEPYSDPYFSYNKKARKIEIPFFSKGKTSSLLPVKGTISRKKFFYKKNIKNKKFNFSKDIIIQNPLYEKKEITNKGKKLYKINCSICHGENGDGQGELVKNEKILGIPNYKDRNLTVESVYHVVTYGKNNMNSYASQLNERDRWIVSEYVLFLKEKNK